One genomic region from Pan troglodytes isolate AG18354 chromosome 14, NHGRI_mPanTro3-v2.0_pri, whole genome shotgun sequence encodes:
- the LOC467320 gene encoding ATP synthase F(0) complex subunit C1, mitochondrial-like: MQTTGALLISPAWNLCCTWGLVRTVSASFLNSPENSPKQPSYSSSPLRVARWEFQTSIVSRDIVIAAKLIGAGAATVGVAGSGAGIGKVFGSLIIGYARNLSLKQQLFSYATLGFALSEAMGLFC, translated from the coding sequence ATGCAGACCACCGGGGCATTACTCATTTCTCCAGCTTGGAACCTCTGTTGTACCTGGGGTCTAGTCAGGACTGTATCTGCCTCCTTCTTGAATAGCCCAGAGAATTCACCTAAACAGCCTTCCTACAGCAGCTCCCCACTGCGGGTGGCCAgatgggagttccagaccagtatTGTCTCCCGGGACATTGTCATAGCAGCCAAGTTGATTGGTGCTGGGGCAGCCACAGTTGGTGTGGCTGGTTCAGGGGCTGGCATTGGAAAAGTGTTTGGCAGCTTGATCATTGGCTATGCCAGGAACCTGTCTCTCAAGCAGCAGCTCTTCTCCTATGCCACTCTAGGCTTTGCCCTATCTGAGGCCATGGGGCTCTTCTGTTGA